The Dictyoglomus sp. genomic interval AGGAGATTAGTATGAAGCATGTTACCATAAGAGATGTGGCAAGGCTTGCAGGGGTAGGTATAGCTACTGCTTCTCGAGCTCTAAATAATAAAGAAGAAGTAAGTCCTAAGACACGAAAAAGAGTTTTAGATGCTGCAAAAAAATTAGGGTACATTCCTAATTCCTTAGCTCGTGGACTTATCTCTGGAAGAACAAAAAAAATTGGCATAATAATTACAACAATTCTAAACCCCTTTTATGCCACTGTAGTTTCAGGTATAGAGAACGTATTATCTTCTCAGGGTTACACCTTAGCTCTATATAATTCCAACGAAGATCCTGTGAAAGAGAGAGAATCCATATTAACTTTAAGAGCTCAAAGGGTAGACGGATTAATCTTAGCTCCAGTGGAATATCAATCTAAAAGTGTAAAATATCTTTTGGAAAACCAAATTCCCTTTGTTCTTGTAGCAAGAAATACCATAGATAAAAATACTAACTATGTAATTTGTGATGACTTTAAGATAGGAAGAATAGCGACGGAATATCTTATTAAGAAAGGACATAAAAGAATTCTTTTTATCAATTCTTGGAGAAGTTCTAGTGCTCTATTAAGATTAGAAGGACATAAGAGATCTCTTCTTAATTCTGGTTTAAAGATAAATCCTAAGCTTATATATTCCTTAAGCCCCAATATTAATTTAAGAGATATTTTAGATCATGTTTTTTCACAAAAATTAAAACCTACAGCAATATTTTGTTTTTGTGATTCCATAGCTTTAGAAGTAATTAAAATTTTAAAAGATAAAAAAATAAAAATACCTGATGACGTTGCAGTAATGGGATGTGATAATTTGGATTTTACCGATTTAATAGACCCTCCTCTTACTACTGTTGA includes:
- a CDS encoding LacI family transcriptional regulator; the encoded protein is MKHVTIRDVARLAGVGIATASRALNNKEEVSPKTRKRVLDAAKKLGYIPNSLARGLISGRTKKIGIIITTILNPFYATVVSGIENVLSSQGYTLALYNSNEDPVKERESILTLRAQRVDGLILAPVEYQSKSVKYLLENQIPFVLVARNTIDKNTNYVICDDFKIGRIATEYLIKKGHKRILFINSWRSSSALLRLEGHKRSLLNSGLKINPKLIYSLSPNINLRDILDHVFSQKLKPTAIFCFCDSIALEVIKILKDKKIKIPDDVAVMGCDNLDFTDLIDPPLTTVDISKYEMGIKSARILIEKLKEEKKEPIQVMLEPKLIIRASA